The proteins below come from a single Deltaproteobacteria bacterium genomic window:
- a CDS encoding DUF5615 family PIN-like protein, with the protein MAAIRLLIDEDVHLLLSETLRRRDFDAQHVVELKRGGLSDPEQLAFAVKQRRAFLTHNIRDFVVIDRAYRAKGGTHYGILVCDHVPLRELLRRTLRCLGRKSEAEIHNQLVWLQDFK; encoded by the coding sequence ATGGCGGCGATCCGCCTGCTCATCGACGAAGATGTTCATCTGTTGCTCTCGGAAACGCTGCGGCGGCGGGACTTCGATGCGCAGCATGTCGTCGAACTGAAGCGAGGCGGACTGAGCGATCCAGAGCAACTCGCCTTCGCCGTCAAGCAGCGGCGCGCGTTTCTCACGCACAACATCCGCGACTTCGTGGTCATCGACCGCGCGTACCGTGCGAAGGGAGGGACTCACTACGGCATCCTGGTCTGCGATCACGTGCCCTTACGTGAGTTGCTTCGGCGGACGTTGCGCTGCCTGGGCCGGAAGTCGGAAGCTGAGATTCACAACCAGCTCGTCTGGCTTCAGGACTTCAAGTGA
- the glpK gene encoding glycerol kinase GlpK yields the protein MNATVLAIDAGTTGVRALLFNDQSELLGSAYREVLPSYPQPGLVEHDPEQIWRAVETVVADALNRAGSAAVAALAAVGVANQRATTVVWERGSGRPVSPAIVWQDGRTAARVNELLDHGIYTNTMASATKLEWILQHTPDGFTWADDGELCFGTIDTWLVWKLSGGRAHVTDHSNASCTGLYDFALGGWDASVLSALQIPARMLPRIGYSSEEFARTKGTLLPAAVAIAGIAGDQQAAMFGELNTEPGSVKITYGTSAMADIHVGDFPVLSQRGAYPLVLASRAAGQRPYCLEGTAITAGAAVQWLRDGLGIIADLADSGPLAASVPDCAGVWAVPAFQGLGTPYMDPNARAVIGGLSRGSTRAHIVRAVLEGIAFRSREVLETLLEDAATPMPDVLRVDGGAAANDFLLQALANTLGIAVERPHVVQATGLGAAYLAGLAVGVWKNVDELRNRWRSGGRFEPSLSTDEREGRFQAWKKAIAAARLTM from the coding sequence ATGAACGCGACTGTCTTGGCGATCGACGCGGGGACCACCGGGGTGCGCGCCCTGCTCTTCAACGATCAGAGTGAGCTGCTTGGCTCGGCCTATCGCGAAGTGCTGCCAAGCTATCCGCAACCCGGACTCGTCGAGCACGATCCTGAGCAAATTTGGCGAGCGGTGGAAACCGTGGTCGCCGACGCGCTCAACCGGGCCGGCAGCGCCGCGGTCGCCGCGTTGGCCGCCGTCGGCGTGGCCAACCAGCGTGCAACCACGGTGGTGTGGGAACGCGGCAGCGGCCGGCCGGTGAGCCCGGCGATCGTGTGGCAGGACGGACGCACGGCAGCGCGCGTCAACGAACTCCTCGACCACGGCATCTACACCAACACCATGGCCTCGGCGACCAAGCTCGAATGGATTCTCCAGCACACCCCAGACGGTTTCACCTGGGCCGATGACGGCGAGTTATGTTTCGGCACCATTGATACATGGCTGGTGTGGAAGCTGAGCGGCGGGCGCGCGCACGTCACCGATCACTCCAACGCGTCGTGCACCGGCCTCTACGACTTTGCGCTGGGCGGCTGGGATGCGAGCGTGCTCTCCGCGTTGCAGATCCCTGCGCGCATGTTGCCGCGCATCGGCTATTCCAGTGAAGAGTTCGCACGCACGAAAGGGACGCTGCTTCCGGCCGCGGTCGCGATCGCCGGCATCGCCGGCGACCAGCAGGCGGCGATGTTCGGCGAGCTGAACACCGAGCCGGGCAGCGTGAAGATCACCTACGGCACGTCGGCCATGGCCGACATTCACGTCGGCGATTTCCCCGTGCTGTCGCAACGCGGCGCCTATCCGCTCGTGCTCGCCAGCCGCGCGGCGGGCCAACGTCCGTACTGCCTCGAAGGCACGGCCATCACCGCGGGGGCCGCTGTGCAATGGTTGCGCGACGGGCTCGGCATCATCGCCGACTTGGCCGACAGCGGCCCATTGGCGGCGAGCGTGCCCGACTGCGCCGGCGTGTGGGCCGTGCCGGCGTTCCAAGGACTCGGGACACCGTACATGGATCCGAACGCCCGCGCGGTTATCGGCGGACTCTCGCGCGGCAGCACGCGCGCCCACATCGTCCGCGCGGTGCTCGAAGGCATTGCCTTTCGCAGCCGCGAGGTATTGGAGACCCTGCTCGAAGACGCCGCTACGCCGATGCCCGACGTACTACGCGTCGACGGCGGCGCGGCCGCGAATGATTTCTTGCTGCAGGCGCTGGCCAACACCCTCGGTATTGCGGTCGAGCGTCCGCACGTCGTGCAAGCGACAGGGCTGGGCGCCGCCTACCTCGCAGGCCTCGCCGTCGGCGTGTGGAAGAACGTCGATGAGTTGCGCAACCGTTGGCGCTCGGGTGGCCGTTTCGAACCAAGCCTGAGCACCGACGAACGCGAAGGTAGATTCCAGGCGTGGAAGAAGGCGATCGCCGCCGCGCGCCTCACAATGTGA
- a CDS encoding DUF433 domain-containing protein — protein sequence MPRSALKVQHPHITSRKDCCGGSPVIAGTKFPVRSVVHYVLRQGMTPEELIAEFHHLSLAQVYDALSYYYDNQSDIDRDLAANTEDAVRAQLGR from the coding sequence ATGCCCAGATCTGCGCTCAAAGTACAGCACCCCCACATTACGAGCCGGAAGGATTGTTGCGGAGGAAGTCCGGTGATCGCCGGAACAAAATTTCCGGTTCGTTCCGTCGTGCACTACGTCTTGCGCCAGGGCATGACACCCGAGGAGCTGATCGCGGAGTTCCACCATCTCAGCCTTGCGCAAGTGTATGACGCGCTGTCTTACTACTACGACAACCAGAGCGACATCGATCGGGATCTGGCGGCGAATACGGAGGATGCCGTGCGTGCCCAGTTGGGCCGCTGA
- a CDS encoding M20/M25/M40 family metallo-hydrolase has product MRTTPIAVALFTVFSLSAYASELPLSPQQKRVRDIYQELIEIDTTHSTGSTTTAAKTVAKRLRAAGFAAKDVQILGPKPNRGNLVARLHGSDAKRPLLLLAHLDVVEAKRSDWSVDPFKLLEQDGFFYARGSLDDKAMAAIFVEIMLRMKQAGGKPDRDVILVLTADEEGGPDNGVDWLLKNHRDLVDAEMVLNEGGGGRMRSGTYLLNGVQASEKTYTNFLLEVKNKGGHSSLPTKDNAIYRLAAGLGRLEKFEFPVELNDVTRAYFERSAKTESGQTTTDMLALLQDPPDTQAIARLSETPSYNALMRTTCVATRLEGGHADNALPQTARANINCRVLPGHSMDEVRQTLIGVLADDQIGITETEPASAGPASPVDPALIAVVERITESMWPGVPVIPTMSTGASDSRYFRSAGINAYGVSGIFVDMDDVRAHGKDERVGVKQFYEGQEFLSRLVTALTTAP; this is encoded by the coding sequence ATGCGCACAACACCGATTGCCGTCGCCCTATTCACCGTTTTCTCGCTCTCAGCCTACGCGAGTGAACTCCCGCTGTCGCCACAGCAGAAGCGCGTACGCGACATCTACCAGGAGTTGATCGAGATCGACACGACGCATTCGACCGGCAGCACGACCACTGCTGCGAAGACGGTGGCGAAACGGCTGCGGGCGGCGGGATTCGCGGCGAAGGATGTGCAGATCCTCGGGCCGAAACCGAATCGCGGCAACCTCGTCGCGCGACTGCACGGCAGCGACGCCAAGCGGCCGTTGTTGCTGCTCGCGCACCTTGATGTCGTGGAAGCCAAGCGCAGCGATTGGAGTGTCGATCCGTTCAAGCTGCTCGAACAGGATGGGTTCTTCTACGCTCGCGGCTCGCTCGACGATAAGGCCATGGCGGCGATCTTCGTCGAAATCATGCTGCGGATGAAGCAGGCGGGCGGAAAGCCGGATCGCGATGTCATCTTGGTGCTCACCGCGGATGAAGAGGGCGGCCCCGACAACGGCGTCGATTGGTTGCTCAAGAACCATCGCGACCTCGTCGATGCCGAGATGGTGCTCAACGAAGGCGGCGGTGGCCGTATGCGCAGCGGCACGTATCTGCTCAACGGCGTACAAGCGAGTGAGAAAACCTACACCAACTTCCTGCTCGAGGTGAAGAACAAAGGTGGCCATAGTTCCCTGCCGACGAAGGACAACGCGATTTACCGGCTGGCCGCCGGGTTGGGGCGATTGGAGAAGTTCGAGTTTCCGGTCGAACTCAACGACGTCACGCGCGCTTACTTCGAGCGCAGCGCAAAGACCGAGTCGGGGCAGACGACTACCGACATGCTCGCGCTCCTTCAAGATCCTCCCGACACCCAAGCAATCGCGCGCCTCTCGGAGACGCCCTCCTACAATGCCCTCATGCGCACGACCTGCGTCGCGACGCGGCTCGAAGGTGGCCATGCCGACAACGCGCTGCCGCAGACGGCGCGCGCCAACATCAACTGCCGGGTGCTTCCCGGTCACAGCATGGATGAGGTTCGGCAGACGTTGATTGGCGTGCTGGCCGACGATCAGATCGGCATCACGGAAACGGAGCCTGCCAGCGCTGGCCCGGCTTCCCCGGTCGACCCGGCGTTGATCGCGGTCGTCGAGCGCATCACCGAGTCGATGTGGCCGGGAGTGCCGGTGATCCCGACGATGAGCACCGGCGCGAGTGACTCGCGCTACTTTCGCAGCGCCGGCATCAACGCCTACGGTGTGTCGGGCATCTTCGTCGATATGGACGACGTGCGCGCGCACGGCAAAGACGAACGCGTCGGAGTGAAACAATTCTACGAGGGCCAGGAATTTCTCTCGCGGCTGGTGACGGCGCTCACCACGGCGCCGTAG
- a CDS encoding nitroreductase family protein, whose product MAIDLFEAMRTMRTIRRFESRPIPADVLTEIITAATWASSGSNSQPWGFLVVCDAGLKRSLRDLYLARFALAEKVYRALNPQQQRMMRGARHLAEHLDEAPVLLFPCVDKHRYPMIFDERGETRDPTTLYASILPAVQNLLLAARAHGIGGCLTTILRFADAEVRELLAIPDHVVTTVMIPLGYARDKFGPVVRRAAAEVTYLDRWGEPLTL is encoded by the coding sequence ATGGCCATCGACCTGTTTGAAGCGATGCGAACGATGCGGACGATCCGACGGTTCGAGTCGCGCCCGATTCCCGCTGACGTGCTGACGGAGATCATCACCGCTGCCACGTGGGCCTCGAGCGGTAGCAATAGCCAGCCGTGGGGTTTCCTCGTCGTGTGCGATGCTGGGCTCAAGCGCTCGCTGCGCGATCTCTATCTCGCGCGCTTCGCGCTGGCGGAGAAGGTGTACCGCGCCCTGAATCCGCAACAGCAGCGCATGATGCGCGGGGCACGCCATCTCGCTGAGCATCTCGATGAGGCGCCGGTGCTGCTCTTTCCGTGCGTGGACAAACACCGCTATCCGATGATCTTCGACGAGCGCGGCGAGACGCGCGACCCGACCACGCTCTACGCGTCGATCTTGCCCGCGGTGCAGAACCTGCTCCTGGCAGCGCGCGCCCACGGCATCGGTGGCTGTCTGACCACGATCTTGCGTTTCGCCGATGCCGAGGTGCGGGAGCTCCTCGCGATTCCCGATCACGTGGTAACGACGGTGATGATTCCGCTCGGGTACGCGCGCGACAAGTTCGGTCCGGTCGTGCGACGCGCAGCCGCCGAAGTGACGTATCTCGATCGCTGGGGTGAGCCGCTCACATTGTGA
- a CDS encoding zinc-binding dehydrogenase, whose amino-acid sequence MRAAVMRNSKLVVDHVPDPEPQEGEVLVKTLACGICGSDLHALKHADKMVEIARETGALFVLDITRDIVMGHEFCAEVVDYGPNTGGAVRAGDRVVSMPILFRGGRMEGVGYSNEAPGGYGELMTLSSAMVLAVPNGLATEHAALTEPMAVGVHAVNKARMESHDAPLVIGCGPVGLAVIAALKLRGVEPIVAADFSPLRRALAERMGAHVVVNPAERRAIDAFNEAANMRPAVIFECVGIPGLLHQVMREAPLGARIVVAGVCMEDDLIKPMLGINKELNLQFVLGYTPEEFAQTLQAIADGRIDVAPMITGRVGVDGVPGAFDTLAKPDTHAKILVEPWRT is encoded by the coding sequence ATGCGTGCCGCGGTGATGCGCAATTCGAAGCTGGTGGTGGACCACGTTCCAGATCCGGAACCGCAGGAAGGAGAGGTGCTGGTCAAGACACTGGCCTGCGGTATCTGCGGCTCCGACCTGCATGCGCTCAAGCACGCCGACAAGATGGTCGAGATCGCCCGCGAGACCGGCGCGCTATTCGTGCTCGACATCACGCGCGACATCGTCATGGGGCACGAGTTCTGCGCCGAGGTGGTCGACTACGGACCCAACACCGGCGGCGCGGTGCGCGCGGGCGATCGTGTGGTGTCGATGCCGATCCTGTTCCGCGGCGGCCGCATGGAAGGCGTCGGCTACTCGAACGAAGCGCCGGGCGGTTACGGAGAGTTGATGACGTTGTCGTCGGCGATGGTGCTGGCCGTGCCCAACGGCCTGGCGACCGAGCACGCGGCGCTCACCGAACCGATGGCGGTCGGAGTCCACGCGGTGAACAAGGCGCGCATGGAGAGCCATGATGCGCCGTTGGTGATCGGCTGCGGCCCGGTGGGGTTGGCGGTGATCGCGGCGCTCAAGCTGCGAGGGGTCGAACCGATCGTCGCGGCGGACTTCTCGCCCCTGCGCCGCGCGCTGGCCGAGCGCATGGGTGCGCACGTGGTCGTCAACCCCGCCGAGCGGCGCGCCATCGATGCTTTCAACGAAGCGGCGAACATGCGCCCCGCGGTCATCTTCGAGTGCGTCGGCATCCCGGGTCTGTTGCATCAGGTGATGCGCGAAGCACCACTCGGTGCGCGCATCGTCGTTGCCGGCGTATGTATGGAGGATGACCTCATCAAGCCGATGCTCGGCATCAACAAGGAACTCAATCTGCAATTCGTGCTCGGCTACACGCCGGAGGAATTCGCGCAGACGCTGCAAGCGATCGCCGATGGCCGCATCGACGTGGCGCCGATGATCACCGGCCGCGTCGGTGTCGACGGCGTCCCGGGCGCATTTGACACGCTGGCCAAACCCGACACCCACGCCAAGATTCTGGTGGAGCCGTGGAGGACGTGA
- a CDS encoding SMP-30/gluconolactonase/LRE family protein yields MPELLKITSGLQFPEGPIAMPDGSVLLVEIRRGTLSRVTPDGKITVIANCGGGPNGAAIGPDGKVYICNNGGFEWHDIGGLTFPGNQPSDYGGGRIQRVDLATGTVEDVYTECDGHPLCGPNDIVFDAAGGFWFTDHGKLRERDRDRTGIFYATPDGSLIREMIFPLDAPNGIGLSPDGSRLYAAETHTGRVWVWDLAAPGQIAGGMSFGPGGGSLLAGLPGFQLFDSLAVDSAGNVCVATLVNGGITVISPDGSAIEHIATGDPLTTNICFGGSDLRTAYITLSSSGRLVSMQWPRPGLKLNW; encoded by the coding sequence ATGCCCGAGTTGCTTAAGATCACCAGCGGACTGCAATTTCCTGAAGGGCCGATTGCAATGCCCGATGGCAGCGTGCTGCTGGTCGAGATCAGACGCGGCACTTTGTCGCGGGTGACGCCGGACGGGAAGATCACCGTCATCGCCAACTGCGGCGGCGGACCAAACGGTGCGGCGATCGGACCCGACGGTAAGGTCTACATCTGCAACAACGGCGGCTTCGAATGGCACGACATCGGTGGCCTGACGTTTCCCGGCAATCAGCCATCCGACTACGGCGGCGGCCGCATCCAGCGGGTCGATCTCGCGACCGGCACGGTCGAGGATGTCTACACCGAGTGCGACGGTCATCCGTTGTGCGGGCCGAATGACATCGTCTTCGATGCCGCGGGTGGATTCTGGTTCACCGATCACGGCAAATTGCGCGAACGTGATCGCGATCGCACGGGGATCTTTTACGCGACGCCCGATGGCTCGCTGATTCGCGAAATGATCTTCCCGCTCGATGCGCCCAACGGCATCGGCTTGTCTCCCGACGGCTCGCGCTTATACGCCGCCGAGACCCACACCGGCCGCGTCTGGGTATGGGACCTCGCGGCGCCGGGACAAATTGCCGGCGGGATGTCGTTCGGTCCCGGTGGCGGCTCGCTGCTTGCCGGTTTGCCCGGATTTCAACTATTCGATTCGCTCGCCGTCGACAGCGCCGGCAACGTGTGCGTGGCGACATTGGTGAACGGCGGCATCACGGTGATCTCACCCGACGGCAGCGCGATCGAGCACATCGCCACCGGCGATCCATTGACCACCAACATTTGCTTCGGCGGGTCCGATTTACGCACCGCCTACATCACGCTGTCGAGCAGCGGACGGCTGGTGTCGATGCAATGGCCGCGGCCGGGGCTGAAGTTGAATTGGTGA
- a CDS encoding AAA family ATPase has product MQLGESGHCEACGADNGVEARFCSRCGANLGATPGATPAARAAADAERKQVTVLFSDLSGYTALSERLDPEEIREIMAGIFSQAAEIIGRYDGHIDKFIGDAVMALFGVPVAHEDDPVRAVRAALELHEVVRAMSPAVEARSGTAIALHSGINTGLVLTGELQFGQGTAGPLGDTINLASRLMNAAPSGEIWVGPETRRLVARACELEELGAREFKGKAEPVVVARVLGTASRATQASHFRGAFVGRQTELGALLGAAEQMRDGRPSAFGIRGDAGTGKTRLVEEFRAKVGDDVQWLEGRAYPYAQNIPYAPIIDLLSRSWAIEETDRPAQVRTKLEVGVVGLVDATGEVLPLILHLFQQEQADGFVIDREVFQERLLHAVRRLLAALAQRAPTVVCLQDLHWADASTVILLRGLTEDLRIPVLLVGNYRPGYTPGAGTQVLELRELSSRQTGELLASLLKAEPPAALRTFIGERSDGNPFYVEEVVNSLIETHVLTRANGDWTLARPLAEAAVPATVRGVIAARIDRLDEPRKRVLREAAVVGREFLYSVVAQVTQQADQLAPSLEHLEAVDLIRAHSPEPNLEYIFKHALTQEVSYDGLLKSERQKLHERVAYAMEGVLAERIPEFLETLAYHFLRGGVTDKAIYYLGEAGRKCIARYALAEATSHFREAYALIAERERSPEESRVLAELIVAWSQVHYYLGTIREWLRLVEKHVEDAERCGDPAVLSLYLGWLGNVQTFHGDLRGALKSIERALEVGRSAGARDAVAHAVAWHTHTLLFLGRVGDVIRSAESLDQSEEEKRNAPYPHFNGHAGLTFALNHSGQMCRARGIAEELVDFGRASGNSRAESVGQCELSFYWLLNLDFERAAAVAQMGMDAAKDPTYRTFNAVFRALALVTDLHFEEAGRLIDDVLPYLQENENYWFGQAAKTVRASVDLLSGHLSSGMRGVFDSIRSFGEHGWEPAVHTTETFVLVVYVYAARRDITPPLGALIRNPWFVFTQALFAARKARRLIERLRAEANERNLRGMHGLIDLCEGRLLAHQGKKAQAREVLERIRRRLAEAGVEHVPAPVAALAAEIEG; this is encoded by the coding sequence GTGCAACTCGGAGAAAGCGGACACTGTGAGGCGTGCGGAGCCGACAACGGCGTCGAGGCGCGCTTCTGCAGCCGGTGCGGCGCCAATCTCGGTGCGACACCCGGGGCGACACCGGCGGCGCGTGCGGCAGCCGACGCCGAACGCAAGCAGGTCACCGTCCTGTTCTCCGACCTGAGCGGCTACACGGCACTGTCGGAGCGCCTCGATCCCGAGGAGATCCGCGAGATCATGGCGGGTATCTTCAGTCAGGCCGCCGAGATCATCGGCCGCTACGACGGCCACATCGACAAGTTCATCGGCGATGCCGTCATGGCGCTCTTCGGCGTGCCGGTCGCGCACGAGGACGACCCCGTGCGTGCCGTGCGCGCGGCGCTCGAGCTGCACGAGGTCGTGCGCGCGATGTCGCCAGCAGTGGAAGCACGCTCCGGAACAGCGATCGCGCTGCACAGCGGCATCAACACGGGCCTGGTCCTGACGGGTGAGCTTCAATTTGGTCAAGGCACGGCCGGGCCGCTCGGCGACACGATCAACCTCGCCTCACGACTCATGAACGCCGCGCCGAGTGGCGAGATCTGGGTCGGTCCCGAGACGCGGCGCCTGGTCGCGCGCGCCTGCGAGCTGGAGGAGCTCGGCGCGCGTGAGTTCAAGGGCAAGGCGGAACCCGTCGTCGTGGCGCGCGTGCTCGGCACCGCATCGCGCGCCACCCAAGCGAGCCACTTCCGCGGGGCCTTCGTCGGTCGCCAGACCGAGCTCGGTGCGCTGCTGGGCGCCGCCGAGCAAATGCGCGACGGGAGGCCGTCCGCGTTCGGGATACGCGGCGATGCGGGCACGGGCAAGACACGACTCGTCGAGGAGTTCCGCGCGAAGGTCGGCGACGACGTGCAGTGGCTGGAGGGCCGCGCCTATCCCTACGCGCAGAACATTCCCTACGCGCCGATCATCGATTTGCTGAGCCGTAGTTGGGCGATCGAGGAGACCGACCGCCCCGCGCAGGTTCGCACCAAGCTTGAGGTCGGTGTCGTGGGTCTCGTTGACGCTACCGGCGAAGTCCTGCCCCTGATCCTGCACCTGTTTCAGCAGGAGCAAGCGGACGGTTTCGTGATCGACCGGGAGGTCTTCCAGGAGCGACTGCTCCATGCCGTCCGGCGGCTGCTGGCCGCGCTGGCCCAGCGAGCGCCCACGGTGGTCTGCCTGCAGGATCTACATTGGGCCGACGCTTCCACCGTGATCCTCCTGCGCGGGTTGACCGAAGACCTGCGCATTCCCGTGCTACTCGTCGGCAACTACCGCCCAGGCTACACGCCGGGCGCCGGCACGCAGGTGCTCGAGCTGCGCGAGCTGTCATCGCGACAGACTGGCGAGCTGCTGGCTTCGCTGCTCAAGGCGGAGCCGCCCGCGGCGTTGCGGACCTTCATTGGCGAGCGCTCCGATGGCAACCCATTCTATGTCGAGGAGGTCGTCAACTCGCTGATCGAGACGCACGTGCTGACGCGCGCCAATGGTGACTGGACACTGGCCCGTCCGCTCGCGGAAGCGGCCGTGCCGGCGACTGTGCGCGGTGTCATCGCTGCCCGCATCGACCGTCTCGACGAGCCGCGCAAGCGCGTGCTGCGCGAAGCCGCCGTCGTCGGTCGCGAGTTCCTCTACTCCGTCGTCGCCCAGGTCACGCAGCAGGCCGACCAGCTCGCTCCCAGCCTCGAGCACCTTGAGGCCGTCGATCTGATTCGCGCGCACAGTCCTGAGCCAAATCTCGAATACATCTTCAAGCACGCGCTGACGCAGGAGGTTTCCTACGACGGCCTGCTCAAGTCCGAACGGCAGAAGCTGCACGAGCGCGTAGCCTATGCCATGGAGGGCGTGCTCGCCGAACGCATCCCGGAGTTCTTGGAGACCCTGGCGTACCATTTCTTGCGCGGCGGTGTCACCGACAAGGCGATCTACTACTTGGGCGAGGCGGGCCGGAAGTGCATCGCTCGCTATGCGCTCGCCGAGGCTACGAGCCACTTCCGCGAGGCCTACGCGCTCATTGCGGAGCGCGAACGCAGTCCGGAGGAGAGCCGCGTGCTCGCGGAGCTGATCGTCGCGTGGTCGCAGGTACACTACTACCTCGGCACGATCCGCGAATGGCTGCGGCTGGTGGAGAAGCATGTTGAGGACGCCGAGCGCTGCGGCGATCCGGCGGTGCTCTCCCTGTATTTGGGTTGGTTGGGCAACGTCCAAACCTTCCACGGCGATCTACGCGGCGCGCTCAAGAGCATCGAGCGCGCGCTCGAAGTGGGTCGATCCGCGGGTGCCCGGGACGCGGTCGCACACGCGGTGGCCTGGCACACGCACACGCTACTCTTTCTCGGGCGGGTCGGTGATGTCATTCGCTCCGCGGAGTCGCTCGATCAGAGCGAAGAAGAGAAACGCAACGCCCCGTACCCTCACTTCAACGGCCACGCCGGGCTCACGTTCGCACTCAACCACTCGGGGCAGATGTGCCGGGCGCGGGGCATCGCGGAGGAACTCGTCGATTTCGGTCGTGCCAGCGGGAACAGCCGCGCCGAGTCGGTCGGGCAGTGCGAGCTGTCCTTCTACTGGCTCTTGAACCTCGACTTCGAGCGCGCCGCCGCGGTCGCCCAGATGGGGATGGACGCGGCGAAGGATCCGACGTACCGTACCTTCAACGCGGTGTTTCGGGCGCTCGCGTTGGTAACCGATCTGCACTTCGAGGAAGCAGGCCGCTTGATCGACGATGTGCTCCCGTATCTGCAGGAGAACGAGAACTACTGGTTTGGTCAAGCGGCAAAGACCGTCCGGGCGTCCGTCGATCTCTTATCTGGTCATTTGTCGAGCGGCATGCGTGGCGTGTTCGACTCGATTCGGAGCTTCGGTGAGCATGGTTGGGAGCCGGCGGTGCATACCACCGAGACCTTCGTCCTGGTCGTCTACGTCTACGCCGCGCGCCGGGACATCACGCCACCGTTGGGAGCCCTCATCCGCAACCCGTGGTTCGTCTTCACACAGGCACTCTTCGCCGCGCGCAAGGCGCGCCGGCTGATCGAACGACTGCGCGCCGAGGCGAACGAGAGGAACCTGCGCGGCATGCATGGCCTGATCGATCTGTGCGAGGGCCGGCTGCTCGCCCATCAGGGCAAGAAGGCGCAGGCGCGCGAGGTGCTCGAACGCATCCGCCGCCGCCTCGCCGAAGCCGGCGTCGAGCACGTGCCCGCACCGGTCGCGGCGCTCGCGGCCGAGATCGAAGGCTGA